Within the Hirundo rustica isolate bHirRus1 chromosome 20, bHirRus1.pri.v3, whole genome shotgun sequence genome, the region gATACAAGGTCACTCCAGGATTGAGGCACCTCATGTGTTCTCTTGCAGGGTGGGCTGCTGTCCTCTGAGGCCGTGTGACAGGGAACTGGCGGGAGAAGAGCCGCTTTTAAGATGACACGAACAGACCCACCTGACATCCTGGTGTCCACGGTGTACCAAGACATCAAGGTGGCgacagcagcccctggggattCCGTTGTCTGTCAGCCCCTGGCACAATGTGATGCCTCCATGTCCTCCTCCCTGTCTCGCGAGCCGCAGCCCTTCAACAAGCGCCACTGCAGGAGTTTTGACTTCATCGAGTCCCTGGAAGAGCTGGGTACCCCCCCGGCCATGGAGCGCACCTGCCCGCGCCCCGGCGTGCCCGAGCCCACGCCAGGGCCGCCGGGCAGGCAGGCGCCGCCAAAGCCAGACCCTTACAGCGGCAGAGCCCCCGCACCGCGGAGTGAGCCGAAGCGCCGAGCCCGCTCCAAGAGCACCCCGCGGGTGAAGACCACCCTGACCCCGGTGCCCATAACCGGGGTGGCATCACCACCGCCGGTCCGGCGCGGGCGAGAGGTGCTGCGGGTGGCACGGGAGCCCTCCCACACCGATCCCTCGCCGCGCCGCGAGGGCACGATGCCACTGCGGGCGCTGGCCAACGAGGTTCACCCCATCAAGCTGCAGCCGCAACGGAGCAGCGTCAGCCGGATCTCCCCTCTCTGTCTGGGCAACAATTGCTACGAAGAAGGGCCAGGGCCCAAGGTAGGCGCCAGCCCCCACGTCAAGTGCCGAGTGGACATCAAGCCGGACGAGGCAGTGCTGGTGCACACGGCGCGGAGCCTGCGGGCGGCCCCGAACCGTCCAGAGCCGCCGCGCTGGCCCCGCACCCCTGGGGCCGCCCGCAGCCTGACCGTGCCAGGGAGCCGGCAGGCGTCCACGTCCCGCACGCCCACCCCCAGTGACTCTTACAGCGGGGACGCCCCGCTGCTGCCCTACCCCGGTGAGTACTACGAGGCAGACCCACGGGCACTGGCGTATCAGACAGTGCCCGTGCCGGCCTCACGGGAATTCAGGGAGTACCCCGACAGGGGCTGCATGACCTTTTCGGCCCACGGCATCCCAGCCAAGTTCTTCTACGCAGAGGAGTCAGCACgatgtcccagccctgccatgccTCTCCGCAGCTCTGGCTATGCCAGCTACCCCTACCCCAGCCGCCAAGCCGTACCCCAGCACTTCTACACCGAGGAGCCGGCCAAGGCTGCCGTTCACACGATGCCGCCCCGGACGTTGTACGTGGAGGAGGCGAGGGGTTACCCGGTGCAGGAGGCACCTGCCCGCACCTTCTATGGGGATGAGCCCCGCTACTTTGCCCCGCGTGGGACCCCTGTCAAAACCCTCTACGCCGAGGACGTTCAGACGTACCCAGCCCTCGGCTCTGCCGCTCGGTTGTTCTATGCCGAGGACTACGGGAAGTACAGAGAGCGGGAGGTGCTGTCGCGCACATGCCCCCCACCCCGCAGCACTCAGCCCCTGCACTTCGGGGACTGGTACTGCCCAGAGCGGGCCACGCTGCCCTACCAGAGCCTGCAATTGTCACGCTTCACCCCACAGCCAGCCGGGCGGGAGGCTATGTTCTCCTCCTGGCACGCTAGCTATGGCGTGACTCCACCACGGCTGGGCCGGGAGACCCAGCACTATTCCAAATCCTGGGATAACATCCTGGCACCAGCGGCGCGCAGGGAGGAGGCCCTGCAGCGCGGGCGCAGCTACGAGAACCTGCTCGCCCACGAACAGCACCGTGCCTTATCCCCTGAGGAGCGCCGGCAGCCTGTGGTGATCAACCTGTCGAGCTCGCCCAAGCGCTACGCGGCCCTGTCCCTCTCCGAGAGCTCCATCCTTGAGCGGGTGCACGCCGATGGCAGCCGCGGGCCCCCGGGCCGCTCCTGGTACGTCACGCCAGAGATCACCATCACCGACAACGACATCCGCGCCGACGGGCTGGGCCGGAGCGAGAGGCGCTCAGCCAGCTGGGACATGCTGGACGCGGGGCGGGAGCGCGGGCCCTACGCTGCGCCCTGcgccccacagcccagccccagggagagTGGCTCGGGGCGCCAGcgcagcctggagcagctggacgAGCTCATCACCGACCTTGTCATTGACTACAAGCCCGCACCGGGCCACCGCgcgggggacagggacagcctcgCAGAGCAGCtcaagcagctgctgagcagtaGCGCCTCGGGTCCCCCACGGCGGGGCGAGGGCAAGCGGGTCCCTCACAACATGCCTGAGGGACCCCGACCCACAAAGGATCAGCCAGGCCTCAGCTCCCACGCCGGCACCCCGCGCCGCCCACCCGCCCCACCGGCCACTGGCCCCTTCGAGAAGTCACCGGAGAACTGCTCGCCTGACCTGAGTGCCGAGGAAGATGACATGATGATGTGCTCCAATGCCAAGTGCCGGCGCACGGAAACCATGTTCAACGCCTGCCTCTACTTCAAATCCTGCCACAGCTGCTACACCTACTACTGCTCCCGGCACTGCCGGCGCGAGGACTGGGACACGCACAAGGCCAGCTGCGTCTACGGGCGGGTGGGCAGCGTCTGCCGCCACGTCCTGCAGTTCTGCCGTGAGAACGCTGAGGTGCACAAGGCTTTCTCGCGCATTGCCAAGGTGGGATACCTCTCCCGCGGCCGCGGCGTCCTCTTCCTGGGATTCCCCAATGCGGGCTCGGCCGAGAACTTTCTCCAGTTTGGGCTGGAGAGCCTGCTGATGTCCCCCACCTACCTGTCCCTGCGGGAGCTGGACAGCTACTCGGACAACCTGGGGGAGTATGCCCAGGAACTGCGGGAGACAGGCAACCAGTACGACCCCAACGAATGTTTCCTGCTGAATGTAACCGTGGCCGTCACTCAGAAAGTGCCAGAGAGGCCGTCGCCGAAGATGCAGGTGCCGACGGTCAGGAAATATGCCAAGGTGGCCTTAGCCTCCTCCAGTCCAGAGAAGAAGATCTTGAAGAAGGAGCGGGACATGGAAACGTTGATCCTGACGCCACCACCTGGCACGGCGGACATCGacaaggagggggaggagggccGGAAGGCACGGGAGGTCTGCTTCATCAACATCCAGCGGGAGCTGCGCATCCGCGGCGTCTTTCTGCGGCACGAGTTCCCCAATGTCTACGAGCAGCTCTGCGACTTCGTGGAGAGCAACAAGCGTTTCACCCCCACCACCATCTACCCCATCGACAAGAGGACGGGCAAACAGTTCATGTGCATGATTATGGCGGCCTCTGAGCCCCGCACCCTCGACTGGGTGGCCAGCCCCAACCTCCTGGACGACATCATGTGAACGCAGGGCGGGGGGCATCCCCTCTGTAGATACGTGCTGTCCTGTCAGAACCCCCTCGGCTGTTACACCAAGGGTAGGGGGCTGCGGGCGGCCGGCACGGGGTGTGAAGGGAGCACGTCCCCAAGTTTGCCCTGGAGCCCAGAGCCTGGCAAccccctgcagagccctctCGGGTGAGCGGTGCCTGGCCAGAGCGGGGGCGCCGCGCACCCCACCAACCCCTGCCCACTGGGCTGCTACACACCCAGAGTCCCCGCGCCTGCCCCAGGGCCCCCTCAGCGCCGGGGGTCCCGCAGCGGCCATACCCAGCGCCTGGGGTTGGGCTGCACCAGGACCGAATCCCCACCGTGTCTGTGTGTCCTGAGCGTGTCACTGCGGGAGCGTCAGGTGCCGGGGGGCCCTGGGATCCCACGCGGGCTCTGGGCATagagcggggccgggctggaCGCTGGTCCCTGGACGCTGCCGGGGAAGGGGGTAGCAGCAGCGGTGAGGGATCCACGGGGAGCGGGTGGGGGGTGATCGTGGCAGGGATCAGGGAAGGGGAGGCAGAGCCGAAGCCGTGGCCAAGGCCCGTAACCCGGGGCGCCCGCGCCGTCCtggccggccccgctccccgctgcCGATCCCACCGCCGGGACCGGGACCACGATCCGGACCAGCCTCTATCCCCAGAGCCGCTGCGCGGCGGGACCCCGCGCCGGCTGTGGGCGAGGCCTGGCTCCACGGGCGCTGGTTGGACGCTGGGCGGAGAAGGCGGGAACACGGGCAGGGAACGGGCGCTGGTTGGACGCTGGGCGGAGAAGGCGGGAACACGGGCAGGGAGCGGGCGTTGGTTGGACACTGCTCAGAGGAGGCGGGAACACGGGCAGAGAACGGGCGCTGGTTGGACAGTGGGTGGAGCGGGCCGTGAACACGGGCAGAGAACGGGTGCTGGTTGGACACTGCTCAGAGGAGGCGGGAACACGGGCAGAGAACGGGCGCTGGTTGGACAGTGGGTGGAGCGGGCGGTGAGCACGGGCAGGGAACGGGCGCTGGTTGGACACTGCTCAGAGGAGGCGGGAACACGGGCAGAGAACGGGCGCTGGTTGGACACTGGGCGGAGCGGGCGGTGAGCACGGGCAGGGAACGGGCGCTGGTTGGACACTGGGCGGAGCGGGCGGTGAGCACGGCGCGCGGGCGGCAGCGATGGCGGGCGAAGCGCTGTCGCGGGTGCCGGACGTGCAGATCGACGCCGATGGTGTCTTCAAGTACGTGCTGGTGCGGGTGCGCGGGGCCGGTGCGCTCGCCAAGGACGTCGTGCGAGGCCACGGCTGGGCCGAGTACCACGGTGAGGGGCGTCGGGAGTGCGGGGCGGGGCTCTGGCCCGGGGTGCGGGGGAAGCGGCCGCGGGCCCTGGGGACGGACGGGGGCTTGCCAGGGGTCTGATCCGTCACGGGGCAGCGGCTGAGGCGGGGGATCGTCgatccccgccccccccgccccggctccttccctgcagccGACTTGTTCGAGCGCACCGCGGAGGAGCTGGCGCGGCACGGCCTGAGCTGCGAGTGCTTGGGCGGCGGCCGCCTCTCCCACCGCCCCGAAGAGAGGAAGATCCACGT harbors:
- the AJM1 gene encoding apical junction component 1 homolog, coding for MTRTDPPDILVSTVYQDIKVATAAPGDSVVCQPLAQCDASMSSSLSREPQPFNKRHCRSFDFIESLEELGTPPAMERTCPRPGVPEPTPGPPGRQAPPKPDPYSGRAPAPRSEPKRRARSKSTPRVKTTLTPVPITGVASPPPVRRGREVLRVAREPSHTDPSPRREGTMPLRALANEVHPIKLQPQRSSVSRISPLCLGNNCYEEGPGPKVGASPHVKCRVDIKPDEAVLVHTARSLRAAPNRPEPPRWPRTPGAARSLTVPGSRQASTSRTPTPSDSYSGDAPLLPYPGEYYEADPRALAYQTVPVPASREFREYPDRGCMTFSAHGIPAKFFYAEESARCPSPAMPLRSSGYASYPYPSRQAVPQHFYTEEPAKAAVHTMPPRTLYVEEARGYPVQEAPARTFYGDEPRYFAPRGTPVKTLYAEDVQTYPALGSAARLFYAEDYGKYREREVLSRTCPPPRSTQPLHFGDWYCPERATLPYQSLQLSRFTPQPAGREAMFSSWHASYGVTPPRLGRETQHYSKSWDNILAPAARREEALQRGRSYENLLAHEQHRALSPEERRQPVVINLSSSPKRYAALSLSESSILERVHADGSRGPPGRSWYVTPEITITDNDIRADGLGRSERRSASWDMLDAGRERGPYAAPCAPQPSPRESGSGRQRSLEQLDELITDLVIDYKPAPGHRAGDRDSLAEQLKQLLSSSASGPPRRGEGKRVPHNMPEGPRPTKDQPGLSSHAGTPRRPPAPPATGPFEKSPENCSPDLSAEEDDMMMCSNAKCRRTETMFNACLYFKSCHSCYTYYCSRHCRREDWDTHKASCVYGRVGSVCRHVLQFCRENAEVHKAFSRIAKVGYLSRGRGVLFLGFPNAGSAENFLQFGLESLLMSPTYLSLRELDSYSDNLGEYAQELRETGNQYDPNECFLLNVTVAVTQKVPERPSPKMQVPTVRKYAKVALASSSPEKKILKKERDMETLILTPPPGTADIDKEGEEGRKAREVCFINIQRELRIRGVFLRHEFPNVYEQLCDFVESNKRFTPTTIYPIDKRTGKQFMCMIMAASEPRTLDWVASPNLLDDIM
- the PHPT1 gene encoding 14 kDa phosphohistidine phosphatase; protein product: MAGEALSRVPDVQIDADGVFKYVLVRVRGAGALAKDVVRGHGWAEYHADLFERTAEELARHGLSCECLGGGRLSHRPEERKIHVYGYSVGFGRADHAVTTEKLKAEYPNYEITWADEGY